The Syntrophales bacterium region GATTCATTCCTCCTTGCGAACAGAATGAAGTGCATTTCTCAAGGACTGTGCCACGGGGCTGTTTGTCCTGTAACCTTATGTTTCCGCAGGAGAAACGTCCGCATGAAAGAGTTGACGGCGGGGAGAAGAACTCGACAATATTGTCCCGTTCCGGGAGATCGGGGCGAAATTGTGGCGGTCGATGCAAGGATGTCTCGGGAATCGGCCGGATGGAAGCGGATTAGAAAAGGGGGCGCCGGATCGGCGCCCCCTCGCTTGTCACGGGTTGGGAACGATCAACCCCACGCTTTCTCCGCTGCCGCGTTTTTGCCGGCGATCCGGCCGAAGACGAGGCAGTCCAGCGTGGCGCAGCTGCCCAGACGGACAGCGCCGTGGACGCCGCCGGTCACCTCGCCGGCGCAGTAAAGGCCAGCGATGGGCTTGTCTGTCGAGACATCCGTCGCCTGGGCCTTGGTGTTCATGTTGATGCCGCCCATCGTGTGGTGAACCTTGGGCATGAGCCGCAGGGCATACCAGGGGCCGGGGCCGAGGGGCTTCTGGTTCTTCTGAAGGTAGCGGCCCCACTCCTCGTCCTTGCCCGCCAGGACGCTCTTGTTCCACTTGTCGATCGACTGTTTCAAGGGCTCGATGGGGACGTTGTAGGCCGCCGCCATCTCCTCCAGCGTCTTGTATTCCTTCACGACCCCCCGCTCCATCAGCTTCGGCATGTACTCCGCCAGGAGCTTCTTGCCGATGGCGTAACCGTTCGCGTCCGTCATGGCGATGCACTTGTTCCCCGCCTTGATGATCGCGTCGGCCCGGATTTTCCGGTCTGCCAGCTCGTTGACGAAGCGCTTGCCCGTCTTGGTGTCGATCCAGAGGCCGTACATGGCGGCGCAGAGCTGGGCGAAGAAGGGGGAGAGCCCCATTCCCTTTTCATCCGGGCTGCCCCAGGGACCCAGCTGGATCCAGGAGAGCTGGATGGGTGTGCAGCCGATCCGGAAGGCCTCCCGCAGGGCCTCGGCGGTGGCGCCGGGCTGGTTGGTCGTCTGCATCTCCGTCGTCAGCCGGGGATCCTGAAGGGTCCGGAAGGCCACATCGGCGCCGAAACCGCCCGTGGCCAGGACAACGGCCTTGCGGGCCTTGATGTCCTTCACCTTGCCGCTTCCCGCCTTCGGGAAGGTGTAGCCTTCGCGGATCTGGACGCCCTTCACCCGACCGTCGGCGTCCCGGTAGATCTGCGTCAGGTAAGCCCGGGTACGGGGCACGACGCCCAGCTCTTTCAGCTTCAGGAGCTGCTGCTGCACGATGGCTGAGCCGCTCTGGTTGTAGGTGCTGTACATCCGCGGGACGGAATGACCGCCCTCCTGGGTCAGCTTGTCCTTGTACTTGACACCCAGCTCGTTGATGGTCCACATCACGGTGCTGACGGACTGGTCCGCCACCATCTTGGCCAGTTCCACGTGGTTCAGGTTCAGTCCCGCCGCGAGCATGTCCTTCAGGAGCAGCTCCGGGGAGTCCTTGATTCCTTCCTTCTCCTCCATGGGTGAACCCGCCGCCGATACGACGCCGCCGTTGATGATGGAGTTGCCGCCCGGGGTCGGCATTTTTTCGAGGACCACCACGGAGGCGCCGGCCTTCTTGGCCTCATAGGCCGCCGCCAGTCCGGCGAAACCGCTGCCGATGACGACGACGTCGAAGGTCTCCTGCCACTTCTTCGGCATGGGAGCCGCCTCGGCATTCCAGGGCTTCATCGCGAGTGTGCCCGCTGCGACGCCCGCAGCCGCAGCCGCGCCACTCGTTTTCAAAAAGGTTCTTCTCGTCATTGCTTTCGGGGTTTTCGTTTCTTCCGACATGTCATACCTCCTGAATTTCCATTCGCATGGATGGGTAATTTCCCCCCCCGTACAATCCCTTGTCTCCTGTTTCCGTTTATCGGTTTCAACCCGATAAACATGTTTTTCTTACGCCGACTGCCGATCCGAAGTCAATCACGGATCGCATGTGGCTGCATTTATTCATGATCATGCCGTCCTGGAATCGGCTGTTTCGTGGGTGCATCGGTCTTGACGAGGCCGGTTGATCTTGAGGGCCGGGAACGATATATAGACATGTCACCGGTCCGGCGATCGAAACGTCCGGACCGTTTCGATCCCGAACAGGAAGGACAAGGTCTTTCCGGGAGAGGGGAAAGGGGAAGTGATGGAAATGGGAAAGTACGACCGCAACAAGACCGTCCTGACCGCCCGCTTCCGGGACGCCCTCGGCCTGGCGGCCGTTCTTCACGCGGACCAGGTCCGCAAGGGATCGGGGATTCCCTACGTGGCGCACCTGCTGACTGTGGCCGCCACCGTGATCGAGGAAGGGGGGAGCGAGGATCTCGTCATCGCGGCGCTCCTTCACGACACGGCGGAGGACCAGGGCGGTGAGGAGATTCTGGCGCGGCTCCGCTCCCTGTACGGAGAGTCCGTGGCGGCCGTCGTGGCGGCCTGTTCGGATACCACCGAGACGCCCAAGCCTCCGTGGCGGGCGCGGAAAGAACGCTACATCGGGCACCTGGCGGCCGTTCCCGATGGTGTGCTCCTGGTCTCCCTGGCGGACAAGCTTCACAATGCCCGGGCGATCCTGCGGGACTACCGGTCCGTTGGCGAGGACCTGTGGGAGCGGTTCCGCGGCGGGCGGGACGGGACCCTCTGGTATTATGAAGCCCTGGTGGAGGCCTTCGAACGTACCGGGAAATACCCG contains the following coding sequences:
- a CDS encoding flavocytochrome c produces the protein MSEETKTPKAMTRRTFLKTSGAAAAAGVAAGTLAMKPWNAEAAPMPKKWQETFDVVVIGSGFAGLAAAYEAKKAGASVVVLEKMPTPGGNSIINGGVVSAAGSPMEEKEGIKDSPELLLKDMLAAGLNLNHVELAKMVADQSVSTVMWTINELGVKYKDKLTQEGGHSVPRMYSTYNQSGSAIVQQQLLKLKELGVVPRTRAYLTQIYRDADGRVKGVQIREGYTFPKAGSGKVKDIKARKAVVLATGGFGADVAFRTLQDPRLTTEMQTTNQPGATAEALREAFRIGCTPIQLSWIQLGPWGSPDEKGMGLSPFFAQLCAAMYGLWIDTKTGKRFVNELADRKIRADAIIKAGNKCIAMTDANGYAIGKKLLAEYMPKLMERGVVKEYKTLEEMAAAYNVPIEPLKQSIDKWNKSVLAGKDEEWGRYLQKNQKPLGPGPWYALRLMPKVHHTMGGINMNTKAQATDVSTDKPIAGLYCAGEVTGGVHGAVRLGSCATLDCLVFGRIAGKNAAAEKAWG
- a CDS encoding HD domain-containing protein, encoding MGKYDRNKTVLTARFRDALGLAAVLHADQVRKGSGIPYVAHLLTVAATVIEEGGSEDLVIAALLHDTAEDQGGEEILARLRSLYGESVAAVVAACSDTTETPKPPWRARKERYIGHLAAVPDGVLLVSLADKLHNARAILRDYRSVGEDLWERFRGGRDGTLWYYEALVEAFERTGKYPRLAGELRSVVDELVRAAGKAAS